The Peribacillus sp. FSL E2-0218 genome contains a region encoding:
- a CDS encoding acetate kinase — translation MSKIIAINAGSSSLKFQLFEMPDEQVITKGLVERIGLKNSTFTLSVDGENVSETIDIPNHEVAVGILLEKLIHHRIIDSFEEIDGVGHRVVHGGEVFSDSVLITEEVIKEIDRLSELAPLHNPANSTGIKAFRQILGDVPAVAVFDTAFHQTMPASSYMYSLPFEYYEDYGIRKYGFHGTSHKYVSQRAAKMIGRPLEQLRLISCHLGNGASITAIKGGKSMDTSMGFTPLAGVTMGTRSGNIDPALIPYIMEKTGKTADEVLDVLNQQSGMLALSGFSSDLRDIQVEADKGNERAKLALEVFAGRIHKYIGSYSAKMGGVDGIIFTAGIGENSQAIRARILEGLEFMGVYWDRDLNRTSSGKEAFINSPYSPVKVMVIPTNEEIMIVRDTMKVALNGKAENMPS, via the coding sequence ATGTCAAAAATCATTGCAATAAATGCAGGCAGCTCTTCATTGAAATTTCAGCTTTTTGAGATGCCTGATGAACAAGTCATTACAAAAGGTCTCGTGGAAAGGATTGGCTTGAAAAACTCCACTTTTACTTTGAGTGTCGATGGCGAAAATGTTTCCGAAACGATCGATATACCCAATCATGAAGTGGCGGTAGGGATATTGCTGGAAAAGCTGATCCACCACCGCATCATTGACTCCTTTGAAGAAATAGATGGCGTTGGACATCGTGTGGTGCATGGCGGTGAGGTGTTCAGTGATTCGGTCCTGATCACCGAGGAAGTAATCAAGGAAATCGATCGGCTATCAGAGTTGGCACCACTCCATAACCCTGCCAATAGCACGGGAATCAAAGCCTTCAGGCAAATATTAGGCGATGTTCCTGCTGTTGCGGTATTCGATACGGCCTTCCATCAGACGATGCCTGCAAGTTCATATATGTATAGCTTACCCTTTGAATATTATGAAGACTATGGAATAAGGAAGTACGGGTTCCATGGGACTTCCCATAAATATGTTTCCCAACGGGCCGCAAAAATGATCGGCCGCCCGCTCGAACAGCTTCGCTTGATATCCTGCCATCTAGGGAACGGTGCCAGCATTACGGCCATAAAAGGCGGCAAGTCGATGGATACATCGATGGGCTTCACACCATTGGCAGGTGTGACAATGGGGACACGTTCAGGTAATATCGACCCTGCGCTGATTCCGTATATTATGGAAAAAACAGGTAAGACAGCTGATGAAGTGCTGGATGTCTTGAATCAGCAAAGCGGCATGCTGGCCCTTTCCGGTTTTTCCAGCGACCTGCGCGATATCCAAGTCGAAGCGGACAAAGGCAATGAAAGAGCCAAACTGGCCCTTGAAGTGTTTGCAGGCAGGATTCACAAATATATCGGTTCCTATTCAGCAAAAATGGGTGGAGTGGATGGCATCATTTTCACAGCCGGCATCGGTGAAAACAGTCAGGCCATTAGAGCACGGATTTTGGAGGGGCTTGAATTCATGGGTGTTTACTGGGATAGAGACCTTAATCGTACCTCTTCAGGTAAGGAAGCGTTCATCAATTCACCGTATTCACCAGTGAAAGTGATGGTCATCCCGACCAATGAAGAAATCATGATCGTCAGGGATACGATGAAGGTTGCTTTAAACGGCAAAGCCGAAAACATGCCTTCCTGA
- a CDS encoding MogA/MoaB family molybdenum cofactor biosynthesis protein: protein MSVNTHKKAIKEAIRCMVITVSDTRNKETDKSGALMMELLKANGHEVTKYEIVKDEKDVIQEAVTAACRSGKVDVILTNGGTGIAKRDVTIEAVKELMSKEIPGFGELFRMLSYQEDIGSAALLSRAVAGIVHDKAVFSTPGSSGAVRLAMNKLILPELGHVVGELRKDL, encoded by the coding sequence ATGAGCGTCAATACTCATAAAAAAGCGATTAAAGAGGCCATTCGCTGCATGGTGATAACCGTTAGCGATACGCGGAATAAAGAAACGGATAAAAGCGGCGCACTGATGATGGAATTATTGAAAGCGAATGGGCATGAAGTGACAAAATACGAAATTGTAAAAGATGAAAAAGATGTGATACAAGAAGCGGTTACAGCCGCATGTCGAAGCGGCAAGGTCGACGTCATCTTGACGAACGGCGGCACGGGAATCGCCAAAAGGGATGTAACGATCGAGGCGGTCAAAGAATTGATGTCCAAGGAAATTCCCGGTTTCGGCGAGCTTTTCCGTATGCTCAGCTATCAGGAGGACATCGGGTCGGCAGCGCTATTATCGAGGGCCGTTGCCGGAATCGTGCACGATAAAGCGGTTTTTTCGACACCTGGCTCATCAGGTGCGGTGCGGCTTGCGATGAATAAATTGATTCTTCCGGAATTGGGGCATGTCGTCGGGGAACTCAGGAAAGATTTATAA
- a CDS encoding class I SAM-dependent methyltransferase, with protein MKSTPVEQLFNEFNETAQILQGELSCTYLDALGETGENFFQGKVLQEELSEVSKKRLMKHYADFSPEQYEKEAIRKAYQLAILKGMQQSVQPNHQMTPDAVGMFVSYLVGKFTKDQKELIMLDPAVGTGNLLFAILNQLPDKNIASYGVEIDETLIKLAYAGANLQEHPLEFFNQDSLEPLFIDPSDVVVSDLPIGYYPNDIRASDYELKAGEGHSYAHHLFIEQSVKHVKDGGHLFFIVPNNLFVSEEAPKLNDFLKKHTHIQGMVQLPLSMFKNEAAAKSILILQKKKEGIEAPKKALLVQLPKLSDFEATSSVMQQMDDWFKSEK; from the coding sequence GTGAAGTCTACCCCAGTCGAACAATTATTTAATGAATTCAATGAAACAGCCCAGATATTGCAAGGTGAATTATCATGTACGTATCTTGATGCCCTAGGTGAAACGGGCGAGAATTTCTTCCAAGGGAAAGTCCTGCAGGAGGAATTGAGTGAAGTATCGAAGAAAAGGTTAATGAAGCATTATGCCGACTTTTCACCTGAACAATATGAAAAGGAAGCCATTCGTAAAGCGTATCAGCTTGCTATATTAAAGGGCATGCAACAGAGCGTGCAACCGAATCATCAAATGACCCCTGATGCAGTCGGCATGTTCGTCAGTTATTTAGTCGGTAAATTCACCAAGGATCAAAAAGAGCTGATCATGCTTGACCCCGCCGTTGGAACAGGGAATTTGTTATTTGCGATCTTGAATCAATTGCCTGATAAAAACATCGCTTCATATGGCGTCGAGATTGACGAAACGTTGATCAAGCTAGCGTACGCAGGTGCCAACCTGCAAGAACACCCGCTTGAATTCTTCAATCAGGACAGCTTGGAACCGCTTTTCATCGATCCTTCCGATGTCGTCGTCAGCGATTTGCCGATTGGTTACTACCCGAATGATATACGGGCGTCCGATTATGAATTGAAGGCGGGAGAGGGACATTCATATGCCCACCATTTGTTTATCGAGCAGAGCGTTAAACATGTGAAGGATGGGGGACATCTTTTCTTCATCGTCCCGAATAACTTGTTCGTGTCGGAAGAAGCGCCGAAACTCAATGACTTCCTGAAAAAACATACCCATATCCAAGGAATGGTGCAACTGCCTCTTTCCATGTTTAAAAATGAAGCGGCAGCGAAAAGCATCCTGATCCTTCAAAAGAAAAAAGAAGGTATCGAAGCGCCGAAGAAGGCATTGCTCGTACAACTTCCGAAGCTTTCGGATTTCGAAGCGACAAGTTCTGTCATGCAGCAGATGGATGATTGGTTCAAATCGGAAAAATAA
- a CDS encoding argininosuccinate synthase: MANQKVVLAYSGGLDTSVAIKWLQDQGYEVVACCLDVGEGKDLDFIKEKAITVGAVSSYVIDAKDEFADEFALTALQAHTLYEGKYPLVSALSRPLIAKKLVEVAEAENAVAVAHGCTGKGNDQVRFEVSISALNPNLEVLAPVRDWKWSREEEIEYAAKNGIPVPIGLASPFSIDQNLWGRSNECGILEDPWAAPPEEAYDLTASLENTPDTADIIEIGFEQGVPVTMNNKHYKLADLIVELNEIAGKHGVGRIDHVENRLVGIKSREVYEAPGAMTLIAAHKELEDITLVKELAHFKPVIEKKMTELIYEGLWFSPLQKALAAFLKETQVNVTGTVRVKLFKGHAIVEGRKSEYSLYDEKLATYTKADEFDHDAAVGFIKLWGLPTKVNSMVNKKKVTV; the protein is encoded by the coding sequence ATGGCAAATCAAAAAGTTGTTTTAGCATATTCCGGAGGTTTGGATACTTCCGTTGCAATTAAATGGTTACAAGATCAAGGATATGAAGTGGTGGCATGCTGCTTGGATGTCGGTGAAGGCAAAGACCTCGACTTCATTAAGGAAAAAGCGATTACGGTTGGTGCCGTCAGTTCATATGTGATTGATGCAAAAGATGAATTTGCGGATGAATTCGCTTTAACGGCCCTTCAGGCACACACTTTGTATGAAGGGAAATATCCATTGGTGTCAGCTCTATCACGTCCGCTTATCGCGAAGAAATTAGTGGAAGTGGCCGAAGCGGAAAATGCAGTGGCTGTTGCGCACGGTTGTACGGGAAAAGGAAATGACCAAGTGCGTTTCGAAGTCTCCATTTCAGCTTTGAATCCTAATTTAGAAGTTCTTGCACCTGTCCGTGACTGGAAATGGTCTCGTGAAGAAGAAATCGAATATGCAGCGAAAAATGGAATTCCGGTACCGATCGGCTTGGCAAGCCCATTTTCGATCGATCAAAACCTTTGGGGAAGAAGCAACGAATGCGGAATCCTGGAGGATCCATGGGCAGCTCCTCCGGAAGAGGCTTATGATCTGACTGCAAGCCTTGAAAACACGCCGGATACGGCTGACATCATTGAAATTGGATTTGAACAAGGTGTGCCGGTCACGATGAATAACAAACATTATAAATTGGCAGACTTGATCGTTGAGCTGAATGAAATCGCCGGCAAACATGGAGTCGGTCGTATCGACCATGTGGAAAATAGATTAGTAGGAATCAAGTCCCGTGAAGTCTATGAAGCGCCTGGTGCGATGACATTGATTGCTGCCCATAAAGAGCTTGAGGACATTACGCTTGTAAAAGAGCTGGCTCACTTCAAACCTGTGATCGAAAAGAAAATGACGGAATTGATTTATGAAGGACTTTGGTTCTCGCCCCTTCAAAAAGCATTGGCCGCTTTCTTGAAAGAAACACAAGTGAACGTAACCGGAACGGTTCGTGTGAAACTATTCAAAGGACACGCGATCGTTGAAGGCAGAAAATCGGAATACTCCCTCTATGATGAGAAATTGGCCACTTATACAAAGGCGGATGAATTCGATCATGATGCAGCAGTTGGATTCATTAAGCTATGGGGACTTCCAACGAAAGTGAACAGCATGGTCAATAAAAAGAAGGTGACGGTGTGA
- a CDS encoding EcsC family protein: MEFTNREMKVWNEINEWQENLYQYEPTDLAALYDKWLEQGFSLLPETVQQQFFDKLDTWLFHLHAMVQSSQIQIDARERILASARVFNEEIDTLGDMNLLSIDQLNYIANQHIAKHRLYSFAQGGISGSGGMLLLGSDLPAMTVINIRTVQLIAMSYGFEVNTPFEMMVALKVFNAGAMPKRLQGIAWEELIHEIQTAEDDYFYLGIEELTNPTWMEQPLKQLLKALSITVFRQKLVRGIPFISIAIGAGANYQMTRSVSEFAQKFYQYRYLLEKKADG; this comes from the coding sequence ATGGAATTCACCAATCGGGAAATGAAAGTTTGGAATGAAATTAATGAATGGCAAGAAAATCTTTATCAATATGAGCCGACGGATCTTGCTGCATTGTATGATAAATGGCTGGAGCAGGGGTTTTCACTGCTGCCTGAAACCGTTCAGCAACAGTTTTTTGATAAGCTTGATACATGGCTTTTTCATTTGCATGCCATGGTACAGAGCTCACAAATTCAAATAGATGCAAGGGAGCGGATTCTGGCATCGGCACGCGTTTTCAATGAGGAAATCGATACGCTTGGTGACATGAATCTCTTATCGATTGACCAGTTGAATTACATAGCGAACCAGCATATTGCCAAGCATCGTTTATACTCCTTTGCACAAGGGGGGATAAGTGGATCAGGAGGCATGCTTTTACTAGGGAGTGATCTGCCGGCGATGACGGTCATCAATATCCGGACTGTGCAGCTGATCGCCATGTCCTATGGCTTCGAGGTGAATACTCCCTTCGAAATGATGGTCGCACTTAAGGTATTCAATGCAGGGGCGATGCCAAAGAGACTCCAGGGAATAGCATGGGAAGAATTGATCCATGAAATCCAAACTGCAGAAGATGATTATTTTTACTTGGGAATTGAAGAGCTGACAAATCCCACTTGGATGGAACAGCCATTAAAGCAGCTGTTGAAGGCGTTATCGATCACGGTTTTCCGTCAAAAACTGGTTCGGGGCATTCCGTTCATCAGCATCGCCATCGGGGCAGGAGCGAATTACCAAATGACCCGGAGTGTCAGTGAATTTGCTCAGAAGTTTTATCAATATCGTTATTTACTGGAGAAGAAGGCTGATGGATGA